A genomic stretch from Clostridia bacterium includes:
- a CDS encoding GntR family transcriptional regulator codes for MMLHFLSKPLNKNIPIPLYYQLKEILLEYINEHHTDTECPIPTEVELSHHFDVSRPTVRQAINELVVEGYLFRIKGKGTFISKPKINQDFLLVLDSFNNEMRKKGFKPSTKVLSTEIVQSDEHISHALKTPLGSKIIKLSRLRFANEDPIVFVVTYLPYEKCPDIMSKDLENNSLYEILENEYSLVISSVTRHLESKLAGEYDSDLLAIEKGAPIQFFESIAHLADSTPIEYSLAKYRGDRNKFTFVLERNPR; via the coding sequence ATGATGCTGCATTTTCTAAGCAAGCCATTAAACAAAAACATACCTATTCCACTTTATTATCAGCTAAAAGAAATACTCCTTGAATATATAAATGAACATCACACAGATACAGAATGTCCCATTCCCACTGAAGTTGAACTGAGTCATCATTTTGATGTCAGCAGGCCCACAGTACGCCAAGCAATAAATGAGCTTGTCGTAGAAGGCTATTTATTTAGGATAAAGGGTAAAGGTACCTTTATATCAAAGCCAAAAATAAATCAAGATTTCCTCCTTGTATTGGACAGCTTTAATAATGAAATGCGCAAAAAGGGCTTTAAGCCCTCAACAAAGGTATTAAGCACAGAAATAGTACAAAGTGACGAACATATCAGCCATGCATTAAAAACACCACTGGGAAGTAAAATAATAAAGCTTTCAAGACTTCGTTTTGCAAATGAAGATCCTATCGTTTTTGTCGTCACCTACTTGCCTTATGAAAAGTGTCCCGATATAATGTCCAAGGATCTGGAAAACAATTCATTATATGAGATACTGGAAAATGAATATAGTCTTGTAATATCAAGTGTTACCAGGCATCTCGAATCTAAGCTGGCAGGTGAATATGACTCTGATCTGCTGGCAATAGAAAAAGGTGCTCCTATACAGTTCTTTGAAAGTATCGCCCACCTTGCAGATTCTACACCTATTGAATACTCACTTGCCAAATACAGGGGAGATAGAAATAAGTTTACTTTTGTCCTGGAAAGAAACCCCAGATAG